The following is a genomic window from Clostridium sp..
TCATTTACGGATGAGATAAAGAAAAATAATAATATAATTTTCTGCTATTATCTTACAGGGGATTTTGATTTTATTTTGAAGATAATCTGCAAATCACCGGAAGATCTAGAAAAGATACATCGGGAAATAAAGGGTATAGAGGGAGTATCAAAAACAAAAACCTATTGTGTCCTAAAAAATGTGAAGGGTGATTGCTAATATATTTCATATAATATAATTGATAAATAAAAGTATGCTCAATTATTAAACTAAAAAAATTTTGCCATATATAATAAAATGAAATAAATATTTTTGCACAAAGTATGCTAAAAACTAAATTATACATAAATTTCATGAGATATTGAAAAAAAATATTTATTAATATAATATGTACTTATAAATTAAAAATTATTAAAAAATATATGTATTTAGATAGAGAAATGAAAATTTTTATATCTAAAATTATGATTTTCTTAATTTAAGGGAGGAAGTATTATATGGAAAATTTAGGCTACTACAACGGAAAATATGATTTGATTGAGAATATGACAATACCTATGAATGATCGTGTATGTTATTTTGGTGATGGAGTTTATGATGCTACCTACAGCAGAAATCATATAATATTCGCACTTGATGAGCATATTGACCGATTTTTTAACAGTGCAGGACTACTTAGAATAAAAATCCCATATACAAAAGATGAATTAAAGGAAATTCTTACTGAGATGGTTAAAAAAGTGGATTCCGGTGAACAATTTGTATACTGGCAGGTTACAAGAGGGACAGGTATGCGCAACCATATTTTCCCTGGAGATGAGGTAAAGGCAAATTTGTGGATTGTATTAAAACCATTGGAAGTAAAAGACATGTCACAGAAGCTGAAGTTAATTACCCTGGAGGATACGAGATTTTTACACTGTAATATAAAAACATTGAATCTTCTGCCAAGTGTTATAGCGGCACAAAAGGCTGAAGAAGCAGGATGCCAGGAGGCAGTGTTCCATAGGGGAGATAGAGTTACTGAATGTGCTCACAGCAATGTTTCGATTATAAAGGATGGGATATTTAGAACAGCACCTGCTGACAATTTGATTCTTCCGGGTATAGCAAGAGCACACATAATAAAAATGTGTAAAAAATTCAATATACCTGTAAATGAAACTGCATTTACAGTAAAGGATCTTATGAATGCAGATGAAGTTATAGTTACAAGTTCAGGACAATTTTGCATGACCGCTGCCGAAATAGATGGAAAACCTGTAGGTGGAAAAGCACCGGAAATAGTTAAGAAACTTCAAGATGCATTACTTGAGGAATATTTAGAAGAAACAAATGTAGAACAGGGGGCCATTTTATGAATCAGGAAGAATTGACCATATTGAATATAGGAGAAAATTTGGACAACCTAATGAATCTTGATCCGAGAGGATATGGAGTGTGCAGAATTTTATATAGTGCTGCAAGGGAATATACGGAAGGGCCTTTGACAATGAACAGTGCCCAGAAGCTGGTAGGTACATTAAAAGAAGGAGATCTTGTATATATATTGACAGGCTTTGTGCTTCTCCCATTCAAAAAGGCGGAGATGGATGGAATTGTAAGTACAATGCTTCTGGCAAGAGCTCTCGTAAAGGGATTTAATGTAAAACCAGTAATAATATGTCCTGAGGACAATATAGAGGCTGTAAAAAATCTGGCCTATGTAGTTGGACTTCATTTCTACGATAATATTGAGGAACTTAAGGAATATCCGCTTTCCATAGCTGGAATAACATTCACAAAAGATGCAGCCAAAGCTGAAGAACAAGCTGGTAAGATCATGGCTGAAGGTCTGCCGAGTGCAGTTATAAGTATAGAATGCCCGGGAGCAAATTCGGTTGGAGTATATCACAATGCAGTAGGCAAAGATGTAACTGAAATAGAAGCAAAGAGGGATATACTGTTTACCAAATTGAAGCAAAAAGGTGTACTGAATATAGCAATCGGTGATCTTGGAAATGAGCTTGGCATGGGAACTTTAAAGGATCATATTCAAAAGTATGTTCCATATGCAGCCAAGGGTAGTTGTTCATGTGGATGCGGTGGAGGAATACTGGCAAGTGTAGGTGCAGATAATATTATAACGGCTACAGTTTCGGATTGGGGATGCTATGGGCTTATAGCAGCATTATCCTATCTTAAGAAGGATTTGAATATAATGCATACTGTTGAGATGGAAAAGGAAGCTATGATTACTGCATCAAGAAGTGGAATGATAGATATGTATGGAGATTTGATTCCGGCCATAGATGGATGCAATATGTCAATGAACTTATCCATAGTAAACCTCATGAGAGAATGTATAGAATCTGCAATGAAACTTGACAGGACTTGTGCTGCGTGGTTTGATAAAGTAATAGAATTGGGTTTTTATCAGGATCAGAAAGCTTTGGATGGCAGAGAACAAAAATTGAAAAAGATAATTTAGGGGTGTTTGGAATATGGATTGTTCAAGTATGAAACCATATGATGTCCGCAGGTTGATACGTGAAGAAAAGATTACAACTCCAACGGCAGGAATGTGTGCAGGTTATGCCCAGGCCAACCTGGTCATTCTTCCTAAAGAGCTGGCTTATGATTTCCTGCTTTTTACGCAGAGAAATCCAAAGTCCTGTCCGTTGCTTGAAGTAAGTGATGAAGGCTGTAAAAAACTAAAGTATCTGGGAAATGATATTGACATCACGACGGATATACCGAAATACAGAGTATATGAAAAAGGAATCCTGACCGGTGAGTATACAGATGTGGATGATATGTGGAGAGATGATTTTGTCAGCTTTTTAATTGGATGCAGTTTTTCCTTTGAATCTGATCTGATTGAAGCAGATGTTCCTATAAGACATATTGAAGAAAATTGTAATGTGCCGATGTTCATAACAAATATTGACTGCACACCGGCAGGCATGTTCAACGGGAAAATGGTTGTAAGCATGAGACCTCTTCCATATAATCAGATAGTAAAGTCTGTTCTGATAAGCGGAGAGATGCCCAAGGTGCATGGAGCACCAGTCCATATAGGAGAGCCATCTGTAATAGGAATAAAGGACATAACAAAACCGGATTTCGGTGACGCTGTTACCATAAAAGAGGATGAAGTACCTGTATTCTGGGCCTGCGGTGTTACACCACAGTCAGTAGTTATGAATGTAAAGCCTGAAATAGTTATTACGCATTCACCGGGACATATGCTTATAACTGATATAAAAAATATAGATCTTAAATATTGAGGAGATATCATGTACAAGGTGGATTTGAATTGTGATTTAGGTGAAAGTTTTGGAAATTACAGAATTGGTTCAGATGAAGAGGTTATACCATACATTTCATCGGCTAACATTGCCTGTGGCTTTCATGCTTCCGACCCTGTGGTAATGGATAATACGGTTGAATTATGTAAAAAGTATAATGTTTCTGTGGGGGCGCACCCCGGATTTGCGGATTTGGTTGGATTTGGAAGGCGAAAAATGGATATTTCCTTCAGAGAGGCCAAACTTATTGTACAGTATCAGATTGGAGCACTTGATTCTTTCTGCAGGGCCAGGGATATAAAGATGAATCATGTAAAACTGCACGGTGCACTTTACAATATGGCAGCACGGGATCTGGAACTTGCTTCATCCATTTGTGAGGGAATATATGAAGTAAATCCTGATTTGGTTCTGCTTGCTCTAAGTGGAAGCAGAATGATTGAAGCTGCTCAAAATACAGGGCTGAAATCAGCAAGTGAGGTTTTTGCAGACAGGGCCTATAATGATGATGGCTCTCTTGTGGACAGGAAAAAGGCTGGTGCTGTCATAACCGATGAGAAAGTTGCCATTGAAAGAGTCACAAGGATGGTTAAAGAAAAGAAGGTAAAGACAATAAATGAAATTGATATTCCACTTAGGGCTGATTCCATATGTGTTCACGGGGATGGAGCGAAGGCCCTGGAATTTGTAGAGAAAATAAATGAAGCTTTTAAAAAGGAAAATATAAAAATAGCTTCATTATAATTATAGAAAGAAGGTTTATATATTTATGGAAAACTATTTAAGAACATATGCCAAAGTAAGTCTGGAAGCTATAGGGCATAATATAGACGAGGTAAAAAAAAAGTAGATGAGCATGTAAAAGTAATGGCTGTAATAAAAGCGGATGGATATGGTCATGGTGCCATAGAAGTGGGAAGTTTTCTTGAGGACAGAGTTGACT
Proteins encoded in this region:
- a CDS encoding LamB/YcsF family protein, translated to MYKVDLNCDLGESFGNYRIGSDEEVIPYISSANIACGFHASDPVVMDNTVELCKKYNVSVGAHPGFADLVGFGRRKMDISFREAKLIVQYQIGALDSFCRARDIKMNHVKLHGALYNMAARDLELASSICEGIYEVNPDLVLLALSGSRMIEAAQNTGLKSASEVFADRAYNDDGSLVDRKKAGAVITDEKVAIERVTRMVKEKKVKTINEIDIPLRADSICVHGDGAKALEFVEKINEAFKKENIKIASL
- a CDS encoding D-amino acid aminotransferase; the encoded protein is MENLGYYNGKYDLIENMTIPMNDRVCYFGDGVYDATYSRNHIIFALDEHIDRFFNSAGLLRIKIPYTKDELKEILTEMVKKVDSGEQFVYWQVTRGTGMRNHIFPGDEVKANLWIVLKPLEVKDMSQKLKLITLEDTRFLHCNIKTLNLLPSVIAAQKAEEAGCQEAVFHRGDRVTECAHSNVSIIKDGIFRTAPADNLILPGIARAHIIKMCKKFNIPVNETAFTVKDLMNADEVIVTSSGQFCMTAAEIDGKPVGGKAPEIVKKLQDALLEEYLEETNVEQGAIL
- a CDS encoding DUF4392 domain-containing protein translates to MNQEELTILNIGENLDNLMNLDPRGYGVCRILYSAAREYTEGPLTMNSAQKLVGTLKEGDLVYILTGFVLLPFKKAEMDGIVSTMLLARALVKGFNVKPVIICPEDNIEAVKNLAYVVGLHFYDNIEELKEYPLSIAGITFTKDAAKAEEQAGKIMAEGLPSAVISIECPGANSVGVYHNAVGKDVTEIEAKRDILFTKLKQKGVLNIAIGDLGNELGMGTLKDHIQKYVPYAAKGSCSCGCGGGILASVGADNIITATVSDWGCYGLIAALSYLKKDLNIMHTVEMEKEAMITASRSGMIDMYGDLIPAIDGCNMSMNLSIVNLMRECIESAMKLDRTCAAWFDKVIELGFYQDQKALDGREQKLKKII
- a CDS encoding putative hydro-lyase — protein: MDCSSMKPYDVRRLIREEKITTPTAGMCAGYAQANLVILPKELAYDFLLFTQRNPKSCPLLEVSDEGCKKLKYLGNDIDITTDIPKYRVYEKGILTGEYTDVDDMWRDDFVSFLIGCSFSFESDLIEADVPIRHIEENCNVPMFITNIDCTPAGMFNGKMVVSMRPLPYNQIVKSVLISGEMPKVHGAPVHIGEPSVIGIKDITKPDFGDAVTIKEDEVPVFWACGVTPQSVVMNVKPEIVITHSPGHMLITDIKNIDLKY